The Streptomyces sp. BHT-5-2 genomic interval GGTCACCGTCGTCGGCGCGCTCGCCTTCATCATCGCCACCATCGGCATCAACGTCGTGGCCAACTTCGTCTCGCCCGCCTACGACTTCGCCAACCTGCTGCCGAAGTACCTGGACTTCAAGCGCGGCGGCATGATCACCGCGGTGCTGGCGGTGCTGGTCCTGCCCTGGAAGCTGTACTCCTCGGCGCTGGTGATCCAGTACTTCCTGGGTGCGCTGGGGGCCTTCCTGGGTCCGCTGGTGGCGATCCTGCTGGTCGACTACTACCTGGTGCGGCGCGGCCGGATCGATGTCGACGCGCTGTTTTCGGCCGATGCCGAGGGCGCGTACTTCTACCGGCGCGGCTACAACCCGAAGGCCGTGATCGCGTTCGTGCCGGCCGCCGTGGTCGCGGCCGCGCTCGCGCTGCTGCCGGTCTTCGACGTCGTGGCGCCGTTCTCCTGGATCTTCGGGATGGGGCTCTCCGGGCTGCTCTACACCGCGGTCTCGGGCCGCGCCCGGGCCGCGGCGGGCACCGGACCGATCCCGCGGGACATCATCGCGTCGCAGGTCAGGGGCGAGGCGGTGGAGGCGGCCGAGGAGTCGGCGCGGTCCGGCGTGGGCCTCGGCCCGGCCGCCGCACCGGGGTCTTGACGGGCCGCGGTCCGAAGTGAAGACTCATTCAACAGACTGTTGAATTCCGTATGTCGACGGGCCGAACCGGCATTCCGGAGGCCCCGGAATGCCGCGCCGGCCGCGCCCCACAGGCGCCGGCCCGCGACCATGAAGCAACGATAGGGGAGGTACTGGGTGTCCGAAACAGAGCTGGTGCTGCGGTCCACGCGCGTCGTCACCCCGGAGGGTACGCGGGCCGCGTCCGTCGCCGTCCGGGACGGGAAGATCACCGCCGTCCTGCCGTACGACGCCGCGGTCCCGGCCGGCGCCCGGCTGGAGGACTTCGGCGACGACGTCCTGCTGCCCGGCCTGGTGGACACCCACGTACACGTCAACGACCCCGGCCGCACCCACTGGGAGGGCTTCTGGACGGCCACCCGCGCGGCCGCCGCCGGCGGCATCACCACGCTCGTGGACATGCCGCTCAACAGCCTCCCGCCCACCACCGACACCGCCAACCTCGACATCAAGCGCGAGGTCGCCCGCAGCAAGGCCCATATCGACGTCGGCTTCTGGGGCGGCGCCATCCCCGGCAACGTCAAGGACCTGCGCCCGCTCCACGAGGCCGGCGTGTTCGGCTTCAAGTGCTTCCTGTCGCCCTCCGGCGTCGACGAGTTCCCCCAGGTCGACCAGGCGCAGCTGGCCGCCGCGCTCGGCGAGATAGCCGGCTTCGGCGGGCTGCTGATCGTGCACGCCGAGGACCCCGGCCACCTGGAAGCCGCCCCCGAGGCGCACGGCCCCAAGTACGCCGACTTCCTCGCCTCCCGCCCCCGGGCCTCCGAGAACGACGCCATCGCCGGCCTGATCGACCTCGCCCGCAGGCTGGACGCGCGGGTGCACGTACTGCACCTCTCCTCCGCCGAGGCGCTGCCGATGATCGCCGCCGCCCGCGCCGACGGCGTGAGGATCACCGTCGAGACCTGCCCGCACTTCCTCACCCTGACCGCCGAGGAAGTCCCCGACGGCGCCACCGAGTTCAAGTGCTGCCCGCCGATCCGCGAGGCCGGCAACCAGGACGCCCTCTGGCAGGGCCTGGCCGACGGCACCATCGACTGCGTCGTCTCCGACCACTCGCCCTCCACCACCGACCTCAAGACCCCCGACTTCGGCACGGCCTGGGGCGGCATCTCCTCCCTCCAGCTCGGCCTGCCGGCCGTCTGGACCGCCGCCCGCGAGCGCGGTCACGGCCTGGAGGACGTGGTCCGCTGGATGTCCACCGCCCCCGCCGAGCTGGTCGGCCTGGACGCCAAGGGCGCCATCGCCCCCGGCCGGGACGCCGACTTCGCGGTGCTGGCGCCCGACGAGACCTTCACCGTCGACCCCGCCGAACTCCAGCACCGCAACAAGATCACCGCGTACGCCGGCCGGACCCTCCACGGCGTCGTCCGCTCCACCTGGCTGCGCGGCCGGCGGATCAACGACGGCACCACCCTCGCCGAGCCCACCGGCGAACTCCTCGAAAGGCCGCGCGCATGACCACCGGAGACCTCCCGCACTACACCGGGGACGCCGGCCCCTACGGCGGCGGCGATCCGTACGCCGACTACCGCACCCCGGGACCGGCCGGCTTCCCCTTCTCCCACCTGCCCGACCTCGCCGACCGGCGGCTCGGCGCCGGCGTGCTCGCCGCCAACGACGAGTTCTTCGCCGAGCGCGAGAACCTCCTGACGCCCGGGGCCGCCCACTTCGACCCGGAGGCGTTCGGCCACAAGGGCAAGATCATGGACGGCTGGGAGACCAGGCGCCGCCGCGGCACCGACGGCGACCACCCCTTCCCGACCGACGAGGACCACGACTGGGCGCTGATCCGGCTCGGCGCCCCGGGCGTGATCCGCGGCATCGTCGTCGACACCGCCCACTTCCGCGGCAACTACCCGCAGTCGGTCAGCGTCGAGGGCGCCTGCGTCGAGGGCTCCCCCTCGCCGGCCGAGCTCCTCGGCGACGCCGTGAAGTGGACCCCGCTCGTCCCGCGCACCGCCGTCGGCGGGCACGCCGCCAACGGCTTCGCCGTCCACGCCGAGCAGCGCTTCACCCACCTCCGGCTCAACCAGCACCCCGACGGCGGCATCGCCCGCCTCCGGGTCCACGGCGAGGTCGTCCCGGCCCCCCGCTGGCTGGCCGCGCTGGGCACCTTCGACCTCGCCGCGCTGGAGAACGGCGGCCGGGTCGAGGACGCCTCGGACCGTTTCTACTCCTCGCCCACCCACACCATCCAGCCCGGCCGCTCCCGCAAGATGGACGACGGGTGGGAGACCCGGCGCCGCCGCGGCACCGGCAACGACTGGGTGCGCTACCGCCTCACCGAGCAGTCGGTGATCCGCGCGGTGGAGATCGACACCGGCTACCTCAAGGGCAACGCGGCCGGCTGGGCGGCCCTCTCCGGGCGCGACGGCGAGCACGGCGACTGGACCGAACTGCTGCCCCGCACCCGGCTCCAGCCCGACACCGTCCACCGCTTCCTGCTGACCGACGCCCCCGCGGTGACCCACGTCCGGCTGGACATCTTCCCCGACGGCGGCATCGCCCGGCTCCGGCTGCACGGCGCACTCACCGGGGAGGGCGCCGCCCGACTGGCCACCCGCCACCGGGAGCTCGGCGGCTGACGTCACGTCATGTCACGTCTGTCGACCCACCCTTGACGTTCCATCAGGAGCATCGAGGGCGGGTTGACGGACCATCGGGCGCCGACCGGTCACTCGTCGAGCGCGTCCCAGAACATCGCCTCGTACGCCTGGAGGAGCTGCCCGTGGCGGTGGGCCGCCGCGGGCCGCGCCTGGCCGGTGTCCAAGCCCTGCTGCACCGCCGCGCGGGCCGCGTCCGCCAGCTCCGGCGCAGGTTCGGCGAACAGCGTGAAGAAGCCGCGGGCCGCCTCCGGGAAGTCGTAGTGCTCCCGCATCGCGGTGCGGACGGTGGCGCAGTAGCCGCCCCAGGCCGCGAAGTTGGCGGTCAGCGCGATCGCCGCGTCGGTGGGCTCGGCGGTCAGCGCCAGCCGCGCGGTGTACGAGGGGAACGCCTGGCAGCCGGGGCGCGGCCGGTACCCGGCGATCTCCCGCGCGGTCAGCCCGCAGGCGTCGGCGAGCGCCGCCAGCCGCGCCAGGGCCCGCGCCTCCCCCTCGGCGAGCAGGTCGAAGAAGTCCGCCACCGGCGGATCGCCGTCCGCCCGGCGGGCCAGGTGCTGGAAGCTGAGCCGGTCGGCGGCGATGACCTGGTGCTGCTCCAGGGCGAAGGTGGTGAAGACCGCCCGCGGCGCCCGCCCCGCGGCGATCCGCCGGACGAGCCGGTTGGCGCCGTCCTCCGGGGCGAGCGCGCGCACCGCCTCGTCGAGGACGGTGGTGGCGTGCGACGGGCCGGCGGGTCGGGCCATGGCGGTCTCCTCCGGGGGCGCGAGGCGGGGAAACGGGGCGGGGGCCGGGGCCCGCCGCTTGCCTGACGGGCCCTCAGCGTAGGCGCCGGCCGCCCGCGCGGCGCGCAGGCGGCCCGTCGCCGGGCGCACGGGATCACCTCATTGCCCGCGCCGCCCGGCCAGCGCGTCCGCGACGAAGGTGTCCAGCACTCCGTCCCCGATCACCACCGGGATCCGCTTCCCCTTCATGTCGACGTAGACGTACGACTTCGCCTTCGTCACCAACCCCGGGATGCGCGCCCGCAGTTGCCGGGCGGTCGCCGTGTCGCCGGACCGGTCCGCCTCGATCAGCCGCAGCGCGTCGCGGGCCGCGACCGCCCAGGCCCGGGTGGCGTCCAGCCACGGCGCGGTCTCCCGGACGAAGGCGCGCCCGGGGAGCCGGTCGCGCAGCACCCCCGGTGCGTCCCGCAGATCGCGCAGCACCGCGTCCAGCCGCCGGGCGTCGCCGCCCCGGCGGAACCGTTCGAGGGCCGCGGAGAGTTCGGGCGCCTGCCGCGGGTTGATCGCCGAGGTGTAGTTGACGTCCGCGAAGGCCCGCAGGGCGCGGGCGGCCCGGGCGTCGCCGCCGGCCAGTTCGTCGATGGCGATGCTCCAGGAGGCCCGCGCGTCGTACGCCCGGTCGTTCCAGCTGTAGTCGGCGACGGTGGCCAGGGCCAGCTTGGACGCGGCCGGCTGGATCATCGGGTTCGCGGTGATGCCGGCCAGCCGCTCCGGCACCCCGGGCTCCCGCGCGTTGTACGGGGCGAGCATCAGCCGCTTGCTGACGTAGTCGTTGACCGGGTAGTTGTCCCAGAGCAGGATCGGGTGCCCGTAGAGATTCCGGGCCTGCCGGGCCTGGTCGGCGCTCATGGTCGGCGCGATCACGCCCACGCCCGTCCACTCCACCAGTACGTTGGCGTCCAGCTTGGCGGCGAGTGCCGCCTTGTAGGGCGTCGCCTTGAGGTCGGAGTACTCGGTGGGCACCATCTGCAGCGGCCGGGCCCCGGGGTGGCGGGCGATGAACTCCCGGTTGACGTGGTCGAGCAGCTGCGCCTGCGCGGTCCCGGCCGCACCGCCGCCGGTCCCGAACCGCTCCCTGTCCGCCGCGCAGTTCCACTTGGTGTAGCTGATGTCGTCCAGCGGCACCGCGAAGGTCCGCACCCCGATGTCCCACAGCGTCTGGAACTTCGCGGTCAGCGCCCGGACGTCGGAGGCCGAGCTGTAGCAGACGGACAGCCCGGGGGAGAGGGCGTAGGTGAACTCCACGTGCCGGGCCCGGGCCCGGTCCACCAGCTCCTTGATCTGGTCCAGCCGGTCCGCCGGGTAGGGGTCGCGCCACTTCTCCCTGAGATAGGCGTCGTCCTTGGGGGAGTAGACGTAGATGTTCATCTTGTGCCGGGCCGCGAAGTCCAGCTGGTCGAGGCGGGCGGCGTGCGACCACGGCGTGCCGTAGAAGCCCTCGACCACACCGCGCAAGGGGGTTGCCGGCCAGTCCCGTACGACGGTGCCGGGCACTCGGGCGCCGGGACGGTCGCGGTGCGGCAGCAGTTGGCCGAGCGTCTGGGCGGCGTAGTACGTGCCGGTGGCGTCCTTGCCGGCCAGCGCGATCCGGCCACGGGCCACGGCCAGTGTGTAGCCCTCCGCGGGGAGCCCGGCGGTGCCGCGCGCCCCGAGCCCGGCCAGGGTGCGGTCGGCGGCCGGCCCGTCCACGTAGACGGACAGCCGCCCGCCACCGGGGGCGGCGCGTGCGGTCCGTACGACGTGCTGTGCGCCGGCGTCCTTCAGGGCCCTGGTCACCAGCGCCAGCGCCGGGGCGTCGGTTCCCGGCCCGGCGACCAGGGTCACGGTCCGGGTGATCGTGAGGTGGTCGGAGCGGTCGTGGACGGACTGCGGGGCGGGGGAGAGGGAGGCGACGGCCGGCCGGGTCCGGTCGCCGCCGGGCCCATGGGCCGGCGCGGCGCCGGACGGCCCCGCCGGGCCCGCCAGCGGGATCACGGCGAGGGCCACGGCGAGGCCGCCGGCGGCCGTGGTGCGCGTACGGTGCATCCTTCGGTCCTCCTCGGTGCAGCGAGGTTCACGGACGAGTCTGGAGCGTGCGTCGCGCCGAGAGCGCGCGGCCGGGCGCGCGTCGGGCACGGTGCGGCAGCAGGGTTCACCCGATCGCCGGGCCGGGGCAAGGGGGCCGGGGTGCCCGGTCCCTATCGGGACTTGGCGAGGACCACCAGCAGGCTCATGAAAGCCAGCAGCGCGTGGGTGGCCACGACGTAGATGAAGACCCGTACGTACATGCCGCGCGGTGGCTTGTTCTCGACGTAGCGGCGGGAGGTCGGGGCGTCGGGCGCGCCGCCGGCCTCGGGAGTGGACGGGGCGGGGGTGGTGTGGTCGGGCACGGCGGACGGTCCTTCCCTTCCGGAACGGTGGACGGGGCGGCGGCTGGCGGACGGTCGACGGCGCGGTTCAGCCCGGGCGGCGGTGCGCGGCGCGGTCGCCCAGGCACAGCTCGGCGGCGCCGCTCTGCAGCAGCGTGTGCACGAACAGCAGCTCCGCGCCGCCGCGCGAGACGGCCGCCAGCCGGTGCGGGACGAGCGAGTCGAAGTGCGCGGCGTCCCCCGGCTCCAGTACGTGCACCGCCTCGCCGAGGGTGAGCCGCAGCCGCCCGGTGAGGACGTAGAGCCACTCCTCGCCGGGGTGCACCCGCACCAGATCGCCCTGCGCCCGCTGCGGTACGTGCACCCGCAGCGCCTGCATGGCGCGTCCGGCCCCGCCGACGGTCCGGTACGTCCAGCCGCCGGCCTCCGAGGGCTCGGCGCGGCCGGCCCGCACGATCGGATCGCGCTCCGGGGCGGTCTCGCCGAGCAGGTCGGATACCGTGGTGCCGTACGTACGGGCCAGGGCCAGCAGCATCGGGAGCGACGGCTGCCGCTGACCGGTCTCCAGCCGCGACAGGTGCGCGGGGGACAGCCCCACCCGCCGGGCCGCGGTCTCCAGCGTCAGCCCGCTGCGCCGCCGCAGCTCGCGCAGGCGCGGGGCCACGGTGGTCAGCTCCTCGGGGGCGGAGCCGGAGGGCGGATCGGGCAACTCGGTCATGTCACCGGTATAGCCAGCCTTCACCTCTGAGGCAAAAGTTTTGCCTGAGAGGCAAAAAAGCCCGCCGCCCGGAGAGGCGGGCGGGGCGGGGGCATTTCGGATGTTTGCGCCGACCGTGCGCGTCCCGTGTGAACTCCCGGGAAACATCGGGCTCTTGGGATTGACAGGGGCATGTCTACGCGCGTCATGCTGATGCGCATGAGAATCCCCCCACGGATGACCAGAATCGGCGCTGCCGGCGCCCTCGTTTCGACCCTCCTCCTCGGTGGCACGGCGGTCGCCGCGACCCCGGCCGCCACGGCGCACCCGGCCGCGGTGCGCACCGCGACCGTCCATGTGACGTCGGTCGGCAGCGTCTGCTACTCCAAGCTGCCGTCCCAGGCCCACGACACCCTCGCCCTGATCGACAAGG includes:
- the alc gene encoding allantoicase, yielding MTTGDLPHYTGDAGPYGGGDPYADYRTPGPAGFPFSHLPDLADRRLGAGVLAANDEFFAERENLLTPGAAHFDPEAFGHKGKIMDGWETRRRRGTDGDHPFPTDEDHDWALIRLGAPGVIRGIVVDTAHFRGNYPQSVSVEGACVEGSPSPAELLGDAVKWTPLVPRTAVGGHAANGFAVHAEQRFTHLRLNQHPDGGIARLRVHGEVVPAPRWLAALGTFDLAALENGGRVEDASDRFYSSPTHTIQPGRSRKMDDGWETRRRRGTGNDWVRYRLTEQSVIRAVEIDTGYLKGNAAGWAALSGRDGEHGDWTELLPRTRLQPDTVHRFLLTDAPAVTHVRLDIFPDGGIARLRLHGALTGEGAARLATRHRELGG
- a CDS encoding transcriptional regulator, which translates into the protein MARPAGPSHATTVLDEAVRALAPEDGANRLVRRIAAGRAPRAVFTTFALEQHQVIAADRLSFQHLARRADGDPPVADFFDLLAEGEARALARLAALADACGLTAREIAGYRPRPGCQAFPSYTARLALTAEPTDAAIALTANFAAWGGYCATVRTAMREHYDFPEAARGFFTLFAEPAPELADAARAAVQQGLDTGQARPAAAHRHGQLLQAYEAMFWDALDE
- a CDS encoding helix-turn-helix domain-containing protein: MTELPDPPSGSAPEELTTVAPRLRELRRRSGLTLETAARRVGLSPAHLSRLETGQRQPSLPMLLALARTYGTTVSDLLGETAPERDPIVRAGRAEPSEAGGWTYRTVGGAGRAMQALRVHVPQRAQGDLVRVHPGEEWLYVLTGRLRLTLGEAVHVLEPGDAAHFDSLVPHRLAAVSRGGAELLFVHTLLQSGAAELCLGDRAAHRRPG
- the allB gene encoding allantoinase AllB, whose protein sequence is MSETELVLRSTRVVTPEGTRAASVAVRDGKITAVLPYDAAVPAGARLEDFGDDVLLPGLVDTHVHVNDPGRTHWEGFWTATRAAAAGGITTLVDMPLNSLPPTTDTANLDIKREVARSKAHIDVGFWGGAIPGNVKDLRPLHEAGVFGFKCFLSPSGVDEFPQVDQAQLAAALGEIAGFGGLLIVHAEDPGHLEAAPEAHGPKYADFLASRPRASENDAIAGLIDLARRLDARVHVLHLSSAEALPMIAAARADGVRITVETCPHFLTLTAEEVPDGATEFKCCPPIREAGNQDALWQGLADGTIDCVVSDHSPSTTDLKTPDFGTAWGGISSLQLGLPAVWTAARERGHGLEDVVRWMSTAPAELVGLDAKGAIAPGRDADFAVLAPDETFTVDPAELQHRNKITAYAGRTLHGVVRSTWLRGRRINDGTTLAEPTGELLERPRA
- a CDS encoding beta-N-acetylglucosaminidase domain-containing protein: MHRTRTTAAGGLAVALAVIPLAGPAGPSGAAPAHGPGGDRTRPAVASLSPAPQSVHDRSDHLTITRTVTLVAGPGTDAPALALVTRALKDAGAQHVVRTARAAPGGGRLSVYVDGPAADRTLAGLGARGTAGLPAEGYTLAVARGRIALAGKDATGTYYAAQTLGQLLPHRDRPGARVPGTVVRDWPATPLRGVVEGFYGTPWSHAARLDQLDFAARHKMNIYVYSPKDDAYLREKWRDPYPADRLDQIKELVDRARARHVEFTYALSPGLSVCYSSASDVRALTAKFQTLWDIGVRTFAVPLDDISYTKWNCAADRERFGTGGGAAGTAQAQLLDHVNREFIARHPGARPLQMVPTEYSDLKATPYKAALAAKLDANVLVEWTGVGVIAPTMSADQARQARNLYGHPILLWDNYPVNDYVSKRLMLAPYNAREPGVPERLAGITANPMIQPAASKLALATVADYSWNDRAYDARASWSIAIDELAGGDARAARALRAFADVNYTSAINPRQAPELSAALERFRRGGDARRLDAVLRDLRDAPGVLRDRLPGRAFVRETAPWLDATRAWAVAARDALRLIEADRSGDTATARQLRARIPGLVTKAKSYVYVDMKGKRIPVVIGDGVLDTFVADALAGRRGQ
- a CDS encoding DUF6126 family protein translates to MPDHTTPAPSTPEAGGAPDAPTSRRYVENKPPRGMYVRVFIYVVATHALLAFMSLLVVLAKSR